CATGCGAAGAAGTATGGGCTCATCGCAATCCAGCGCGGCTTCCTGATCGATTCCCACTCGATCCGGACGATCACGAATGCCGCAGCGCAGGTGAAGCCCGATTTTATCGAAATTCTCCCGAGCTTCTCGCATCCTAAGCTTGCGTTGATTAAGCGGGAAACCGGCGTGGACGTCATTCTCGGAGGCTTCGTCGAGAAGAAAGAGGATTTGCCGGTTCTGTTCCAGGCTGGGGCGATTGCCGTGTCGACGAGCCGGCCCGAGCTGTGGAAGTAGCGCTGCGACGCAATTCCGAACGCCGGCGAGACCGGAGTTTGGCCAGCGAGTGCGGGCTGCTGCGGCGCTTGCCTGTCCGCCCGCCGTTCGGGTTATAATAAGATCAGCTTTCGGGGGGTGAAGGACAGGCTTGAGAATCAATAAATTCATTAGCGAGACCGGGTTTTGCTCCCGGCGGGAGGCGGACAAGCTGGTCGAAGCCGGCCGGGTGACGATTAACGGCAGCAGGGCGGAGCTGGGCAGCCAGGCCGAACCGGGCGACGATGTCCGGATCGACGGCAGGCGTATCGGCGAACACAGGGGCCATGTCTATATCGCGCTGAACAAGCCGGTCGGCATCACGAGCACGACCGAGGCGCACGTCGCCGGCAATATCGTCGATTTCGTCGGCCATCCGGAACGGATATTTCCCATTGGCAGGCTGGACAAGGATTCGGAGGGGCTGATCCTGCTGACCAACGACGGGGATATCGTCAACCGGATTTTGCGGGCGGAGGGCCGGCACGAGAAGGAATATATCGTGACGGTGGACAAGCCGGTCACGCCGTTGTTCGTGAAGGCGATGAGCGAAGGCGTCCGCATTCTCGGCGGCATGACGCTGCCGTGCAGGGTGACGCGCGAAACGGAACGCGTATTCCGGATCGTGCTGACCGAGGGGAAGAACCGTCAAATTCGCCGGATGTGCCAGGCGCTGGGCTTCCGCGTCACGCGGCTGCGGCGTATTCGCATCATGAACATCCATCTCGGCGGCCTCAGTGTCGGGAAATGGCGAGATTTGACCGCTGCGGAGCTGGAGGAACTGTTCGCGCTGCTGGACGGCAGACAGGAGCAACCTTTTCCCGGGAAATAATGAAAACCAACGCTTTCCGACAAGACTCGTTTCTTTCGGACAAGACGTTGGTTTTTTTGATTGGCCTCGCGAGGGGCGCCTATGGCTTCGGCGTTGCCGGAACCTGCTTCGCGGCCAACGGATCGATATAATTGCGGATGATCGACACTTCGACCCGGCGGTTTTTGGACCGGCCTTCGGGCGTATCGTTCGAGGCGACAGGCCGGTATTCACCGTAGCCGATCGCGCTGAACCGTCTCGGATCGAGCTTTTTGTTGGCGAGCAGAATGTCCATGAACCGAATGGCGCGGGCGGAGCTCAAATCCCAGTTCGATTTGAATTCGGCCGTCGCGATCGGCTCGTTGTCGGTATGGCCGGACACGACGATTTCGTACCCGGGGTAATTGACGAGCATGCTGGCGATCGACTGTGCGAGCGATTTCGACTCGGGCTTGACCTCTGCGCTTCCCGAAGGAAACAGCGCATTGTCGCTGATCGTAATCGTAAGCTGGGACTGGTTGAGCTTCGTCTCAAGCTGCGTCGTCAGTCCGTTCGCCTTGATATACTGATCGATCTGCTTCTTCAGCTTCTCGAGGTCCTCCTGCTCTCTCTTCTTCAGTTCCTGAAGCGATGCGGCGTTCTGCCGGCTATCGTCAGGCGATTTCGGCCGCTCTCTCGTTTGCTTGTCGGGCTGCTCGCCGTTGTCGATGAGGGCCGAACTGTCCAGCACGCCGACGCCGTTCTCGAAGGCGACGCTGAAGGCCGCGCTGAGCTCCTGAAATTTTTTCACATCGAGCGAGCTCATTGCATACAACACGATAAAGAGCGCGAGCAGCAGCGTAAGCAGGTCGGCGTACGGGATAAGCCACGACTCGTCCATATGGTCGTCGTCATGGCCTTTTTTATACTTTTTGCTCAAGGACCTCCGCTCCCTTCTCGCTCAATCTGCGCCGTTCGGCCGGGGTCAGGAAGACGGAAAGCTTCTGGTTGATGGCGATCGTGGAGACGCCGGACTGGATGGACAGCAGCCCTTCGACCATCATGAGGCGGAGATCGATTTCGCGCTTGGACAACCGCTTCAGCTTGTTGGCGATCGGGTGCCAGAGCACATAACCGGTGAAAATACCGAGCAGCGTAGCGATGAACGCGCCGGCAATCGCATGCGCCAGCTTATCGGAGTCGGTCATATCCGACAGCGCCGCGATCAGGCCGATGACCGCCCCGAGCACGCCGAGCGTCGGCGCGTAAGTGCCCGCCTGCGTGAAAATAAGCGCGCCGGTGCGGTGGCGCTCCTCTGTGGCGGCAATATCCTCCAGCAGCACATCGCGGACGAAATCGTGGTCGTTGCCGTCGATAATCATCCGCATGCCTCCCCGAAGGAACGGATCCTCGATCTCGTCGACCTTCGTTTCCAGCGCCAGCAGCCCTTCGCGGCGGGTAATCGTCGCCCAATCCATGAAT
This genomic window from Paenibacillus humicola contains:
- the rluF gene encoding 23S rRNA pseudouridine(2604) synthase RluF, which codes for MRINKFISETGFCSRREADKLVEAGRVTINGSRAELGSQAEPGDDVRIDGRRIGEHRGHVYIALNKPVGITSTTEAHVAGNIVDFVGHPERIFPIGRLDKDSEGLILLTNDGDIVNRILRAEGRHEKEYIVTVDKPVTPLFVKAMSEGVRILGGMTLPCRVTRETERVFRIVLTEGKNRQIRRMCQALGFRVTRLRRIRIMNIHLGGLSVGKWRDLTAAELEELFALLDGRQEQPFPGK
- the motB gene encoding flagellar motor protein MotB, whose product is MSKKYKKGHDDDHMDESWLIPYADLLTLLLALFIVLYAMSSLDVKKFQELSAAFSVAFENGVGVLDSSALIDNGEQPDKQTRERPKSPDDSRQNAASLQELKKREQEDLEKLKKQIDQYIKANGLTTQLETKLNQSQLTITISDNALFPSGSAEVKPESKSLAQSIASMLVNYPGYEIVVSGHTDNEPIATAEFKSNWDLSSARAIRFMDILLANKKLDPRRFSAIGYGEYRPVASNDTPEGRSKNRRVEVSIIRNYIDPLAAKQVPATPKP
- the motA gene encoding flagellar motor stator protein MotA, which encodes MEKSTIIGLALGLVAVMLGMVLKGAPLASLLTPAAYVIILVGTAASLFIGFPTSEIAKFPQLVKMIFVPQKLIRREELIALFMDWATITRREGLLALETKVDEIEDPFLRGGMRMIIDGNDHDFVRDVLLEDIAATEERHRTGALIFTQAGTYAPTLGVLGAVIGLIAALSDMTDSDKLAHAIAGAFIATLLGIFTGYVLWHPIANKLKRLSKREIDLRLMMVEGLLSIQSGVSTIAINQKLSVFLTPAERRRLSEKGAEVLEQKV